Part of the Longimicrobium sp. genome is shown below.
ACATGAGGAATCGGTGAACTGCAGTGCCAAGTGCCTAGTGCCAAGTGCCTAGTGTGCGCGGATGAAAGTCTCGCGCTTCGAGGAGCTGATCGCGTGGCAGAAGGCTAAGGCGTTGTGTGTGCGGGTTTACCGAGCCACGGCCAAGGGGCAGTTCGCGAAGGACTTCGGCCTGCGTGACCAGATACAGCGGGCTGCGGTGTCCGTGATGTCGAACATCGCGGAGGGATTCGACCGGAATAGTCGTCCCGAGTTCGCGCGCTTTCTGACGTTCGCCCGAGGATCGGCGGGCGAGGTCCGGAGTCAGCTGTACCTGGCGGCAGAACTCGGATATTTGCACCCTGAGGAAGCCGCGGCACTGATCGAAGCGTGCAACGAAGTGACGCGCATCCTTGTCGCGCTACGCAAATCGCTGGACCGCAGTTACTAGGCACTAGGCACTGGGCACTAGGCACTCTAACTGAAGATGAACGAATGGCAGTAATTACTTACCGCGAAGCGCTCAACCAGGCGCTCGCTGAAGAGATGCAGCGCGACCCTGACGTCTTCCTCATGGGCGAGGAAGTCGGGGTGTACAACGGCGCTTACAAGGTATCGAAGGGGTTGCTGGAGCAGTTCGGGGAGCTGCGCGTGGTGGATACGCCGATCACGGAGCTCGGGTTCGCGGGGCTGGGGGTGGGCGCGGCGATGACGGGGATCAGGCCGGTGATCGAGTTCATGACGTGGAACTTCGCGATCCTGGCGTTCGACCAGATCTTTAACGCCGCCAGCAAGATGCGCAGCATGAGCGGCGGCCAGTTCAACATCCCCATCACCTTCCGCGGGCCGAGCGGCGCGGCGCTGCAGCTG
Proteins encoded:
- a CDS encoding four helix bundle protein; the protein is MKVSRFEELIAWQKAKALCVRVYRATAKGQFAKDFGLRDQIQRAAVSVMSNIAEGFDRNSRPEFARFLTFARGSAGEVRSQLYLAAELGYLHPEEAAALIEACNEVTRILVALRKSLDRSY